A genomic region of Sideroxydans sp. CL21 contains the following coding sequences:
- a CDS encoding peptidase, translating to MTYCFAINTKAGFVLCSDSRTNAGFDNISTYSKMHTFVWPDNRVFALLSAGNLATTQLVIKRIKADLDSGAIPNLLAVKNMQEAADYVATVSTSVQNLHVVRDSGNVSFEATFILAGQIGTDRHETLMIYPQGNFIHESDEHPFLQIGEVKYGKPILDRVIKRDTLLAPAARCALVSMNSTVRSNLTVGHPIDLLIYETGSLNFTHQLCLTEEDPFSKQLSEAWNKGLVAALDNLPRFYWENSVGNSAGEPAASTLYTGG from the coding sequence ATGACCTATTGTTTTGCCATCAATACTAAAGCGGGATTTGTATTGTGTTCCGATTCACGTACCAACGCCGGTTTCGACAATATCTCGACCTACTCCAAGATGCATACCTTCGTGTGGCCCGACAACAGGGTGTTTGCGCTGCTTTCAGCGGGCAACCTGGCCACAACCCAATTGGTGATCAAGCGTATCAAGGCCGATCTGGACAGCGGAGCGATCCCCAATCTGCTTGCCGTCAAAAATATGCAGGAGGCTGCAGATTATGTGGCCACGGTCAGCACCAGCGTGCAAAATCTGCACGTCGTGCGGGACAGCGGCAATGTCAGTTTTGAAGCAACGTTCATATTGGCCGGACAGATCGGAACTGACCGCCACGAAACACTGATGATCTATCCGCAAGGAAACTTCATCCACGAATCGGACGAACACCCGTTCCTGCAGATCGGTGAAGTCAAATACGGCAAGCCCATACTCGACCGCGTTATCAAGCGCGATACCCTGCTGGCTCCGGCTGCCCGTTGCGCCCTGGTGTCGATGAATTCAACCGTTCGCAGCAACCTGACCGTGGGCCACCCTATTGATTTACTGATCTATGAAACAGGCAGTCTGAATTTCACGCATCAACTTTGCCTGACGGAGGAAGACCCCTTCTCGAAACAACTATCAGAAGCATGGAACAAGGGGCTGGTGGCAGCTCTGGATAATCTGCCAAGGTTCTATTGGGAAAATTCAGTTGGCAATTCCGCCGGGGAGCCAGCCGCAAGTACACTTTATACAGGCGGCTGA
- a CDS encoding ABC transporter ATP-binding protein — translation MLRVEDLHAGYGASEVLTGTSFEVRAGSVVALIGANGAGKTTTMRVLSGMLKPTSGKVLLDGKEVQQLDASKIARLGLAHSPEGRKIFAPLSVEDNLLLGAYTRLPKVFGFRTKANVDLEKVYALFPRLFERRKQAAGTLSGGEQQMLAIGRALMANPKIILLDEPSMGLAPVIVQEVFVIIKKLKEAGITLLLVEQFAKSALEVADYAYVLEHGRIAVEGTPEDLSRNERVLAAYLG, via the coding sequence TTGCTGCGCGTGGAAGATCTGCATGCAGGCTATGGTGCGAGCGAAGTGTTGACCGGTACCAGTTTTGAAGTGCGGGCGGGTTCCGTCGTCGCGCTCATCGGTGCCAACGGCGCAGGCAAGACGACAACCATGCGCGTATTGTCCGGAATGCTGAAACCCACCTCGGGCAAGGTGCTGCTGGATGGCAAGGAAGTGCAGCAACTGGACGCCTCGAAGATCGCTCGTCTGGGGCTGGCGCACTCACCGGAGGGCCGCAAGATATTCGCTCCCCTGAGTGTCGAAGACAATCTGTTGCTAGGTGCCTATACGCGTTTGCCTAAAGTTTTTGGTTTCAGGACCAAGGCAAATGTCGATCTGGAAAAAGTCTATGCGCTTTTCCCGCGCCTGTTCGAAAGGCGCAAGCAGGCGGCAGGCACACTGTCGGGGGGAGAACAACAGATGCTGGCCATAGGACGCGCCCTCATGGCCAACCCCAAGATCATCCTGTTGGACGAACCGTCCATGGGCCTGGCTCCGGTGATCGTTCAGGAAGTTTTTGTCATCATCAAAAAGTTGAAGGAAGCGGGCATCACTCTCTTGCTGGTCGAGCAATTCGCCAAGAGTGCCCTGGAAGTGGCGGACTATGCTTACGTGCTGGAACATGGCCGCATTGCTGTGGAAGGTACGCCCGAGGACCTTTCAAGGAATGAGCGGGTGCTGGCTGCTTATCTGGGGTAA
- a CDS encoding peptidase, whose protein sequence is MVFCSDSRTNAGFDNISTYSKMHPFVWPGDRVLVLLSAGNLATTQSVLKRLNTDLDKAARPNLLNVANMHEAADYVASVSCEVQKQQSLRDSSGSNLEATFILGGQIAHGAPETLLIYAQGNYIHESNEHPFLQIGEIKYGKPILDRVIKRNIQLEVASRCALVSMNSTIRSNLSVGAPVDMLIYSKDSLSEGRRFSLTEDDPFYKSIAQSWSSGLVLALDNLPRFPWETDQTIK, encoded by the coding sequence ATGGTTTTCTGTTCGGACTCGCGTACCAACGCGGGATTCGACAATATTTCGACCTACTCAAAGATGCACCCCTTCGTATGGCCGGGAGATCGTGTTTTGGTATTGCTCTCGGCAGGAAATCTGGCGACAACTCAGTCCGTTCTAAAACGTCTCAATACTGACTTGGACAAAGCGGCACGGCCCAACCTGCTCAATGTGGCCAACATGCATGAAGCGGCAGACTATGTGGCATCTGTCAGTTGCGAAGTGCAGAAGCAACAATCCTTGCGCGATAGTTCCGGGAGCAACCTGGAAGCGACGTTTATTCTGGGCGGGCAAATCGCGCATGGCGCCCCAGAAACATTGCTGATCTATGCCCAGGGCAACTATATCCATGAATCCAATGAACATCCGTTCTTGCAAATTGGTGAGATTAAATATGGCAAACCTATTCTGGATCGGGTCATCAAACGCAACATCCAGCTTGAGGTGGCTTCACGTTGTGCTTTGGTGTCCATGAATTCGACTATCCGCAGCAACCTGTCGGTCGGGGCACCGGTAGATATGCTGATCTACTCCAAAGACTCCCTCAGTGAGGGACGTCGATTCTCATTGACCGAAGACGATCCATTTTATAAGAGTATCGCCCAATCCTGGAGTTCTGGACTGGTTCTGGCACTGGATAATTTACCCCGCTTCCCTTGGGAAACCGATCAGACTATCAAGTGA
- a CDS encoding ABC transporter substrate-binding protein, which yields MKKTLLATLLLGFSAQLFAADSIKLAITGPFTGGSAPMGTSMRDGAKLAINEINAAGGIDVGGKKLKIETIERDDEAKNDRGALIGQELASMDDLSGVIGSVNTGVVIAGDKHLQEKGITKIITPAAGSASMMQWSKAGVPDLSIFRFAADDGIQTAMVVEEAINRKLTKVALLYDSTNYGVSGRDDLLTQIKAQGNKLEVVATEKFNIGDKDMTAQLLKAKTAGAQAVLIWGIGPELAAVANGMDKIGLNVPLIGGWTLSMSNYIDNAGKNGNGTLMPQTFIEEPITAKARSFIEGYHKAYHVDRIPSPVSAAQGYDAVYIFAAAVKQAQSTDTKKIKLALEDLKEPVKGVIAIWKHPFSKWNPAVEQTHEAFRRENAVMGMVKDGRVVFGNEADKQRLIKQEK from the coding sequence ATGAAAAAGACTCTGCTGGCTACATTGCTGCTCGGGTTCTCTGCACAACTATTTGCTGCCGACTCCATTAAACTGGCAATTACCGGGCCGTTCACCGGCGGTTCTGCGCCTATGGGTACTTCCATGCGTGATGGCGCCAAACTTGCCATCAATGAGATCAATGCCGCTGGCGGGATCGATGTCGGCGGCAAAAAGCTGAAGATCGAAACCATCGAGCGCGACGATGAAGCGAAGAACGATCGCGGCGCGCTGATCGGACAAGAGCTTGCTTCGATGGATGATCTTTCCGGCGTGATCGGTTCGGTCAACACCGGCGTGGTCATTGCGGGCGACAAACACCTGCAGGAAAAAGGCATCACCAAAATCATCACTCCCGCCGCAGGTTCTGCTTCGATGATGCAGTGGAGCAAAGCGGGTGTGCCCGATCTTTCAATATTCCGTTTCGCCGCTGATGACGGTATCCAGACCGCTATGGTGGTTGAGGAAGCGATCAACAGGAAACTGACCAAGGTTGCCCTTTTGTACGACTCAACCAACTACGGTGTTTCCGGTCGCGATGACTTGCTGACGCAGATCAAAGCCCAGGGCAACAAACTGGAAGTGGTCGCCACCGAGAAATTCAATATCGGTGACAAAGACATGACAGCCCAGTTGCTGAAGGCCAAGACGGCAGGCGCCCAAGCGGTCCTGATCTGGGGTATCGGACCTGAACTCGCGGCAGTTGCGAACGGCATGGACAAGATTGGTTTGAATGTTCCGTTGATAGGCGGCTGGACTCTCTCGATGTCGAACTACATCGACAACGCCGGCAAGAACGGCAACGGCACCTTGATGCCGCAGACCTTCATTGAGGAGCCCATCACGGCGAAGGCCAGAAGCTTCATCGAGGGTTACCACAAGGCATATCATGTAGACCGTATTCCTTCGCCGGTTTCCGCCGCGCAGGGTTACGACGCAGTTTATATTTTTGCAGCAGCTGTGAAGCAGGCGCAGAGTACCGACACGAAGAAGATAAAGCTTGCACTGGAAGACCTGAAGGAGCCGGTAAAAGGTGTGATCGCAATCTGGAAGCATCCATTCTCGAAGTGGAACCCGGCAGTCGAACAGACTCATGAAGCGTTCCGTCGTGAGAATGCAGTCATGGGCATGGTCAAAGACGGTCGCGTAGTTTTCGGTAACGAAGCGGACAAGCAGCGCCTTATCAAGCAAGAAAAGTAA
- a CDS encoding outer membrane beta-barrel protein, with protein sequence MARRIRTYAIALICCLAVSPAFANNETTNSSIILSGGYSKAKNACDSPWVTVAMGSGSTCSETHTALRLAYNYRFTPIWGFEASYGDLGNATGEGISTVSGLAGTLATWSTKAIGWAFSGTATVPITGGFSFFGKVGTVRAEFSESYHANSNTTGAVMQGISVNGVPISRQIKNSVTYGAGVQYELSKSFAIRAQYENFGSYDIYSAYGISNPPRIALSLASVGIVLKF encoded by the coding sequence ATGGCGAGACGCATCAGGACATATGCAATAGCATTGATTTGTTGTTTGGCAGTTTCACCCGCATTTGCTAACAACGAAACCACGAATTCATCCATTATTCTCAGCGGCGGGTACTCTAAAGCAAAAAATGCATGCGATTCACCTTGGGTTACTGTTGCTATGGGTTCGGGCAGTACTTGTAGTGAAACTCATACCGCTTTACGTCTGGCCTACAACTATCGATTTACTCCAATATGGGGGTTTGAAGCCAGCTATGGTGACTTGGGAAATGCGACAGGAGAAGGGATATCTACCGTCTCTGGGCTCGCTGGGACACTCGCCACATGGTCAACCAAGGCAATCGGGTGGGCATTTTCCGGAACAGCGACTGTTCCGATCACCGGCGGATTTTCTTTCTTCGGAAAAGTAGGAACCGTTCGCGCTGAATTCAGTGAAAGCTACCATGCAAATTCGAATACTACTGGCGCAGTCATGCAAGGTATCTCAGTTAACGGCGTGCCCATAAGCAGACAAATCAAAAATTCTGTGACGTATGGAGCCGGGGTTCAATATGAATTGAGTAAGAGTTTTGCCATTCGAGCTCAATATGAAAATTTTGGTTCTTACGACATATATAGCGCTTATGGAATTTCCAATCCCCCTCGTATAGCGCTTTCGCTGGCTTCAGTTGGGATTGTTCTCAAATTCTGA
- a CDS encoding branched-chain amino acid ABC transporter permease, giving the protein MEVILQMGVSGALMGLVYALIAYGFQLTFATSKSINFGQGELVMLSAFISLTFTNIGFPYWLMVPAGLLCGALLGLVVERLAVRLALEQKSEGWILMTIILGLFSFSAAENIWGRDDHPFPTPISSDPMHFLGISVTAVELSVAIGVFAVMGMIELFKRKTLWGKAFEAVSADRDAAELMGISARRTIMLSYALSGMVAAMAGILVSPITTVGPTMASALILKAFAVAVVAGLDSGFGVVLIGLFLGALESLASFYIGSGWREAPGLILLILALAMKPNGVFGKASIRKV; this is encoded by the coding sequence ATGGAAGTCATCCTCCAAATGGGGGTAAGCGGGGCCCTGATGGGCCTCGTTTACGCTCTGATTGCCTACGGCTTTCAACTCACTTTCGCGACCAGCAAGAGCATCAATTTTGGCCAGGGAGAGCTGGTCATGCTCTCGGCCTTTATCAGCCTGACATTCACCAACATCGGTTTTCCTTACTGGCTGATGGTGCCGGCCGGACTATTGTGCGGTGCGTTACTCGGGCTGGTAGTGGAGCGCCTGGCGGTACGGCTCGCGTTGGAGCAAAAAAGCGAAGGCTGGATATTGATGACGATCATCCTTGGCCTGTTCAGTTTTTCTGCGGCCGAGAATATCTGGGGCAGGGATGATCATCCTTTCCCTACGCCCATCTCCTCCGATCCTATGCATTTCCTCGGCATCAGCGTCACGGCTGTCGAACTGTCGGTGGCTATCGGTGTGTTTGCCGTAATGGGAATGATCGAGCTGTTCAAGCGCAAGACTTTGTGGGGTAAGGCATTCGAAGCGGTGTCGGCCGATCGTGATGCGGCTGAACTGATGGGCATCTCTGCAAGAAGAACCATCATGTTGTCCTACGCCTTGTCCGGCATGGTCGCAGCCATGGCCGGGATTCTGGTTTCTCCCATCACGACTGTCGGCCCCACCATGGCCTCGGCGCTTATTCTAAAAGCGTTTGCGGTTGCCGTGGTAGCCGGCCTCGATTCCGGATTCGGCGTTGTTCTGATCGGACTTTTTCTGGGTGCGCTGGAAAGCCTGGCAAGTTTTTATATTGGCAGCGGCTGGCGCGAGGCACCCGGTTTGATCTTGTTGATTTTGGCTCTGGCCATGAAACCCAACGGGGTATTCGGCAAAGCCAGCATAAGGAAAGTATAA
- a CDS encoding circularly permuted type 2 ATP-grasp protein gives MEISLSEYKRITAYDELFDANLRPRSAAQPLFDYLNSLDANELLARRQAVEANIMAMGITFTIYSEAGNIDRAWPFDVIPRVMSRTEWDPIQEGLKQRLTALNLFINDLYNKQQIIKDGVFPREVLEGSVNFRPQCVGVTPRFGVWAHICGTDLVRDRDGTVYVLEDNLRVPSGVSYMLENRQIMKRIFPEVFRTTSILPVDDYPTQLYQTLAALSPRPGDQPVIAVLTPGIYNSAYFEHSYLAQQMGAHLVEGQDLLVGTDDRVYMKNIFGLQQVDVIYRRIDDHFLDPEVFSPDSMLGVPGLMRAWRKGNVGIANAPGAGVADDKVVYAFVPQIIRYYLDQDPILANVPSYLCMYPDQCEHVLKNLDKLVVKPANESGGYGMMIGPRADEAERAKFADLIRANPRNYMAQPTLEISTAPTLVDGKLAPRHLDLRPFILQSEKLYVTTGGLTRVALREGSLVVNSSQGGGSKDTWIVEEMPSC, from the coding sequence ATGGAAATTTCCCTGTCGGAATATAAACGCATAACGGCCTACGATGAACTGTTCGATGCCAACTTGCGCCCGCGCAGCGCGGCGCAGCCCCTTTTCGACTACCTGAACTCGCTGGATGCCAACGAATTGCTGGCACGCCGCCAGGCGGTGGAAGCGAACATCATGGCCATGGGGATCACGTTTACCATCTACAGCGAAGCGGGCAACATCGACCGCGCATGGCCATTCGATGTCATCCCGCGGGTGATGAGCCGCACCGAATGGGACCCGATCCAGGAGGGGCTCAAACAACGCCTGACCGCGCTCAATCTGTTCATCAATGATTTGTACAACAAACAACAAATCATCAAGGATGGCGTGTTCCCGCGTGAAGTACTGGAAGGCTCGGTCAATTTCCGCCCCCAGTGCGTGGGTGTGACGCCCCGCTTTGGCGTGTGGGCACATATTTGTGGCACCGACTTGGTGCGCGACCGCGACGGTACGGTTTATGTGCTGGAAGACAACCTGCGCGTTCCTTCCGGTGTGTCCTACATGCTGGAAAATCGGCAGATCATGAAGCGGATATTTCCAGAGGTGTTTCGAACCACCTCGATCCTGCCGGTGGATGACTACCCTACCCAGCTTTACCAGACGCTGGCTGCATTGTCACCGCGTCCAGGCGACCAGCCGGTGATCGCCGTGTTGACTCCAGGCATCTACAACTCGGCCTACTTCGAACACAGTTATCTCGCCCAGCAAATGGGTGCCCATCTGGTGGAAGGACAGGACTTGCTGGTTGGCACCGACGACAGGGTGTACATGAAGAACATCTTCGGTTTGCAACAAGTGGATGTGATCTATCGGCGCATCGACGATCATTTCCTCGACCCGGAGGTGTTCAGTCCCGACTCCATGCTCGGCGTGCCCGGCTTGATGCGCGCCTGGCGCAAGGGAAACGTGGGCATTGCCAATGCGCCGGGCGCGGGCGTGGCGGATGACAAGGTGGTGTACGCCTTCGTCCCCCAGATCATCCGCTACTATCTGGATCAGGATCCGATCCTGGCCAATGTACCCAGTTATCTGTGCATGTATCCGGACCAATGCGAACATGTATTGAAGAATCTGGATAAGCTGGTGGTCAAGCCTGCCAACGAATCTGGCGGATACGGCATGATGATCGGCCCGCGTGCGGACGAAGCCGAACGCGCAAAGTTTGCGGATCTGATCCGTGCCAATCCGCGCAATTACATGGCGCAGCCAACGCTCGAGATATCCACAGCACCGACCCTGGTCGATGGAAAATTGGCCCCGCGCCATTTGGACCTGCGCCCCTTCATACTGCAATCGGAGAAGCTCTATGTGACGACCGGCGGTTTGACGCGGGTCGCGCTGCGGGAAGGATCATTGGTGGTGAATTCTTCGCAAGGCGGCGGCAGCAAGGACACCTGGATCGTAGAGGAGATGCCGTCATGCTAG
- a CDS encoding alpha-E domain-containing protein, whose translation MLARAAQNLYWMARYLERAENTARLINSTTDVLLDLPHGATLGWDTLIKAVGLDESFSKHYTQANEDSIMRFMIEDEQNPSSILSCVKYARENTRTLRELLPEDLWECINSLYLYLRANANQATTSRRERYLVLNNVIAKRHAIVGLISGVMAHDMAYQFIRLGRNIERADMTTRILDINFAVSIPEDMALYEMSVERLWMNTLKALSAYQTYRRLKAVHVSSKNVIEFLINDEHFPRSLLYCLNEMESCLRVVPFSETVLSTVRNSRTNLLRLLSDNLHNGELHELLDLTQKDLGEINAALNKQYFHAKVGQQQSQSDAEMVQ comes from the coding sequence ATGCTAGCCCGTGCTGCTCAAAACCTTTACTGGATGGCGCGCTATCTGGAGCGCGCTGAAAATACCGCGCGACTCATCAACAGCACGACGGATGTGTTGCTGGATCTGCCGCACGGCGCTACGCTGGGTTGGGATACGCTGATCAAAGCCGTCGGGCTGGATGAATCCTTCAGCAAGCACTACACACAAGCCAACGAGGATTCGATCATGCGCTTCATGATCGAGGACGAACAGAACCCCAGTTCCATCCTGTCCTGTGTGAAGTACGCAAGGGAGAACACCCGCACTCTGCGCGAGTTGCTGCCCGAGGATCTGTGGGAATGTATCAACAGCTTGTATCTTTACCTTCGCGCCAATGCCAACCAGGCAACGACGAGCCGCCGTGAAAGATACCTGGTCTTGAACAATGTCATCGCAAAGCGGCATGCGATCGTCGGCCTCATCTCGGGCGTGATGGCGCACGACATGGCGTATCAATTCATCCGGCTCGGGCGAAACATCGAACGTGCCGACATGACCACGCGCATTCTGGACATCAATTTCGCGGTATCCATCCCGGAAGACATGGCGCTGTATGAGATGAGCGTGGAAAGATTGTGGATGAATACTCTTAAAGCGCTTTCCGCCTACCAGACTTATCGGCGGCTCAAGGCCGTGCATGTGAGCAGCAAGAACGTGATCGAGTTTCTGATCAACGACGAACATTTTCCGCGCAGCCTGCTGTATTGCCTGAATGAGATGGAATCCTGTCTGCGTGTAGTTCCATTTTCTGAAACTGTGTTGAGTACAGTCAGAAATTCGAGGACGAATTTGCTCAGGCTTCTGTCCGATAACCTGCACAACGGCGAACTGCACGAGCTGTTGGATTTGACCCAGAAAGATCTGGGAGAGATCAATGCCGCCCTGAACAAGCAATATTTCCATGCCAAAGTCGGTCAGCAGCAAAGCCAGTCAGATGCTGAAATGGTCCAGTGA
- a CDS encoding transglutaminase family protein translates to MTIRVALNHQTSYSFDRAVNLWPHEVRLRPAAHSRTPILSYSLNIEPAGHFLNWQQDPFGNWVARLVFPEKAESLKITVDLVADMTVINPFDFFIDEFAENFPFEYPDGLKRELGPYLEAEPASPLLADWLDRTKKELLGKPLRTIDMLVGINQRIKDDVGYIVRLEAGVQTPEQTLELKRGSCRDSAWLLVQALRHLGLAARFASGYLIQLKADVKALDGPSGTDHDFTDLHAWTEVYIPGAGWIGLDPTSGLLAGEGHIPLACTAMPASAAPVIGVTEVCETHFDFSMQVTRIHEDPRVTQPYTKAQWQAILDLGHQVDAELIKNDVRLTMGGEPTFVSIDDMDGPEWNFTALSDKKRELAGELINRLQGHFAPGALLHFGQGKWYPGEPLPRWALGCYWRTDGKPLWNDRTLLVTKDGDGSHKTEDALHFMQRLTQELGLNERLVIPAYEDVAQIIDQEQKWPENLDPLHSDLKKSDERRRLAKLIERGLGEAVGYVLPLKALPPKVQKSASKAALAMGFRSSAWPLRREHLYLIAGDSPLGLRLPLASLPWVAPADKEEEFGRDPFDATDEAPDAGLPQKKPQAAADSRKGGYDPREIIHTALCAEVRSGVLCVFLPPVPLLEDFVSLIAAIEACASALKLPLRLEGYTPPSDPRLKEFRITPDPGVIEVNIHPSGTWVQLVQNTQTLYEEARLTRLGTEKFMLDGRHSGTGGGNHVTIGAATPADSPCLRRPDVLMSLITYWQHHPALSYLFSGMFIGPTSQAPRVDEARHESLYELEIAFQQMTEHLKSGEENLRPWLVDRLLRNLLVDHSGNTHRAEFCIDKLYSPDSATGRLGLLEFRGFEMPPHAQMSLLQMLLLRALLARFWQTPYRGNLTRWGTGLHDRYMLPHFVAQDMRDVVLDLQRAGYDFEFEWFAPFLEFRFPRFGTVVYHGIEIELRQAIEPWHVLGEEVGAGGTARYVDSSVERMQIKVSHMNDNRHIVTCNGRPLPLTATGTRGEYVAGVRYRAWCPPSGLHPTIGVQAPLVFDLVDSWNGRSIGGCTYHVAHPGGRNYDTFPVNANEAEARRVARFWNHGHTPGEMHVRREGRNPDYPLTLDLRRAPEPMMEGAAGKASELIKPEQKTKK, encoded by the coding sequence ATGACCATCCGCGTTGCGTTAAACCACCAGACAAGCTACAGCTTTGACCGTGCAGTCAATCTCTGGCCGCACGAGGTCAGGCTGCGTCCTGCCGCGCACAGCCGCACGCCCATACTCAGCTATTCGCTCAATATCGAACCTGCCGGTCACTTCCTGAACTGGCAGCAGGATCCTTTCGGCAACTGGGTCGCCCGACTGGTGTTTCCGGAGAAAGCGGAATCGCTGAAGATCACGGTCGATCTTGTAGCGGACATGACGGTCATCAATCCTTTCGATTTTTTCATTGACGAGTTCGCTGAAAATTTTCCATTTGAGTATCCGGATGGATTGAAACGCGAACTCGGTCCGTATCTTGAAGCCGAGCCAGCTTCCCCGTTGTTGGCCGATTGGCTTGACCGCACTAAGAAGGAGTTGCTCGGCAAGCCGCTGCGTACTATCGACATGCTGGTCGGCATCAACCAGCGCATCAAGGATGATGTGGGCTATATCGTGCGCCTTGAGGCGGGCGTGCAGACACCCGAGCAAACCCTGGAGCTGAAGCGCGGCTCATGCCGGGACTCGGCTTGGCTGCTGGTTCAGGCCCTGCGTCACCTGGGCCTTGCTGCGCGTTTTGCCTCGGGTTATCTGATCCAGCTGAAGGCCGATGTGAAGGCGCTCGACGGTCCTTCCGGCACCGATCACGACTTCACCGATCTTCATGCGTGGACTGAAGTCTATATTCCGGGTGCCGGTTGGATCGGACTGGATCCGACCTCCGGTTTGCTGGCAGGCGAAGGCCATATTCCGCTGGCATGCACGGCGATGCCGGCTTCGGCTGCACCCGTGATCGGCGTCACCGAAGTGTGCGAGACGCATTTTGATTTTTCGATGCAGGTGACGCGTATCCATGAAGATCCGCGCGTGACACAACCCTATACCAAAGCGCAATGGCAGGCGATACTCGACCTCGGGCATCAGGTAGATGCCGAGCTGATAAAGAACGACGTGCGCCTCACCATGGGCGGCGAACCTACCTTTGTGTCCATCGACGATATGGACGGCCCGGAGTGGAATTTCACCGCCCTCTCGGACAAGAAACGCGAGCTCGCGGGTGAATTGATCAACCGCTTGCAAGGACACTTTGCGCCGGGCGCCCTGCTCCATTTCGGTCAGGGAAAATGGTATCCGGGTGAACCGCTGCCGCGCTGGGCGCTGGGATGCTACTGGCGCACGGACGGCAAACCGCTGTGGAACGACCGCACATTACTGGTTACAAAAGACGGAGATGGTTCTCACAAAACAGAAGATGCGCTGCACTTCATGCAGCGTCTCACGCAAGAACTTGGGCTGAATGAACGCTTGGTGATACCGGCATATGAAGATGTGGCTCAAATTATCGATCAGGAACAGAAATGGCCCGAGAACTTGGACCCGCTCCATTCCGACCTGAAAAAGAGCGATGAGCGTCGTCGGCTGGCAAAACTGATCGAACGTGGTTTGGGCGAGGCGGTGGGTTATGTTCTTCCTCTCAAGGCATTGCCACCCAAGGTACAGAAGAGCGCTTCCAAAGCAGCGCTTGCGATGGGCTTCCGCTCCAGCGCCTGGCCGTTGCGGCGTGAACACTTGTATCTGATCGCGGGTGATTCGCCGCTGGGCTTGCGCCTGCCGCTCGCCTCGTTGCCCTGGGTTGCTCCCGCAGACAAAGAGGAAGAGTTCGGCCGCGATCCGTTCGATGCTACCGACGAAGCTCCCGATGCCGGTCTGCCTCAGAAAAAGCCGCAGGCTGCGGCCGATTCACGCAAAGGGGGTTACGATCCACGAGAAATCATCCACACTGCCCTGTGTGCAGAAGTACGCTCTGGTGTCCTGTGCGTCTTCTTGCCGCCGGTACCCTTGTTGGAAGACTTCGTGTCGCTCATCGCGGCAATAGAAGCCTGCGCTTCGGCATTGAAGTTGCCATTGCGGCTGGAAGGTTACACACCACCGTCAGATCCCAGGCTGAAAGAATTCCGCATCACGCCAGACCCCGGTGTGATCGAGGTCAATATCCACCCGTCCGGTACATGGGTGCAGTTGGTGCAGAACACGCAGACGCTCTACGAGGAAGCGCGCCTGACAAGACTCGGCACGGAAAAGTTCATGCTCGATGGACGCCATTCCGGCACAGGCGGTGGCAACCACGTCACCATAGGTGCAGCGACTCCGGCAGACTCGCCCTGCCTGCGGCGGCCGGATGTGCTGATGAGCCTGATCACGTATTGGCAGCACCATCCCGCCTTGTCCTATCTGTTCTCCGGCATGTTCATCGGCCCCACCAGCCAGGCCCCGCGAGTGGATGAAGCGCGCCACGAAAGTCTGTACGAGTTGGAGATTGCGTTCCAGCAAATGACGGAGCATTTGAAATCGGGCGAGGAGAATCTGCGGCCGTGGCTGGTGGATCGATTGCTGCGCAACCTGCTGGTCGATCATTCCGGCAACACGCATCGTGCCGAGTTCTGCATCGACAAGCTGTATTCGCCCGACAGTGCTACGGGGCGCCTGGGCCTGCTGGAGTTCCGCGGCTTCGAGATGCCGCCGCACGCGCAAATGTCGCTGCTGCAAATGTTGCTGCTGCGCGCACTGCTCGCTCGTTTCTGGCAGACGCCTTACCGCGGCAATCTCACGCGCTGGGGAACCGGGTTGCATGACCGTTACATGTTGCCGCACTTCGTGGCGCAGGACATGCGCGATGTCGTGCTGGATCTGCAACGTGCAGGCTATGACTTCGAGTTCGAATGGTTTGCACCTTTCCTCGAGTTCCGCTTCCCGCGCTTCGGCACGGTGGTCTATCACGGTATCGAGATCGAACTGCGCCAGGCGATCGAACCGTGGCATGTGCTGGGCGAGGAAGTCGGGGCCGGCGGCACGGCACGCTATGTCGATTCCTCGGTCGAGCGCATGCAGATCAAGGTGAGCCACATGAACGACAACCGGCATATCGTCACCTGCAATGGCCGTCCCCTGCCGCTGACGGCGACCGGCACGCGCGGCGAATATGTGGCCGGTGTGCGTTACCGGGCATGGTGCCCGCCTTCCGGCCTGCATCCGACCATCGGCGTGCAGGCACCGCTGGTGTTCGATCTGGTGGACAGTTGGAACGGCCGCTCCATCGGCGGCTGTACCTATCACGTTGCCCATCCCGGCGGGCGCAACTACGATACCTTCCCGGTCAATGCCAATGAAGCCGAGGCACGGCGCGTGGCGCGCTTCTGGAATCACGGCCATACGCCGGGCGAGATGCATGTCCGGCGCGAAGGGCGCAATCCCGATTATCCGCTGACGCTAGATCTGCGCCGTGCGCCGGAACCGATGATGGAAGGTGCTGCCGGCAAGGCCAGCGAGTTGATAAAGCCCGAGCAAAAGACAAAAAAATAG